Proteins from a genomic interval of Oceanispirochaeta crateris:
- a CDS encoding AAA family ATPase, producing the protein MSENKNLTDKMKDASMLLDIARKEIAKRIIGQADMVNGLLMGIITGGHILVEGVPGLAKTQMVKAVADVLNADFKRIQFTPDLLPADLTGTMIYRPQTGEFVPRKGPVFSNIILADEINRAPSKVQAALLEAMAESQVTIGDNTYRLAEPFFVMATQNPIEQEGTYQLPEAQLDRFIMKLKVDYPNPQEELAILNQLDKRDDQVLRKVFTKYSIQDLKDLAASIRVDESIKKYIVSIVNASRVKGRNQLPFTRFIEFGASPRASIALFECARVNALFENREFVLPEDVKAVAYNVLRHRIVLSYEAESEELSSDDVIRDILSIVTVP; encoded by the coding sequence ATGAGTGAGAATAAAAACCTGACAGACAAGATGAAGGATGCTTCCATGCTCCTGGATATTGCCAGGAAAGAGATCGCAAAGAGAATCATTGGTCAGGCGGACATGGTGAACGGCCTGCTGATGGGGATCATCACAGGAGGGCATATCCTTGTAGAAGGGGTCCCCGGACTGGCAAAAACGCAGATGGTCAAGGCCGTAGCGGATGTTCTCAACGCTGACTTTAAGAGAATCCAATTTACACCCGACCTTCTTCCGGCTGACCTGACAGGAACCATGATTTACCGCCCTCAAACCGGTGAGTTTGTTCCCAGAAAAGGGCCTGTTTTTTCCAACATCATCTTGGCCGATGAAATTAACAGGGCTCCCTCCAAGGTACAGGCTGCTCTGCTGGAAGCCATGGCCGAATCACAGGTGACCATTGGTGATAATACCTACCGGCTGGCAGAACCTTTTTTTGTTATGGCCACTCAGAATCCCATTGAGCAGGAAGGAACCTATCAGCTTCCTGAAGCACAATTAGATCGATTCATTATGAAGTTGAAGGTTGATTATCCTAATCCTCAGGAAGAACTGGCCATTTTGAATCAACTGGACAAACGAGACGACCAGGTTTTGAGGAAGGTCTTTACCAAATACTCCATTCAGGACCTGAAAGATTTGGCTGCCTCCATCAGAGTGGATGAGAGTATCAAAAAATATATTGTTTCCATCGTTAATGCATCCCGGGTTAAGGGGAGAAATCAACTTCCGTTCACTCGGTTTATTGAATTTGGTGCCTCTCCTCGGGCATCCATTGCTCTTTTTGAATGTGCCAGGGTCAATGCTCTCTTCGAAAACAGGGAATTTGTACTCCCCGAAGATGTGAAAGCCGTGGCTTACAATGTTTTACGTCACAGAATCGTCTTGTCTTATGAGGCAGAATCGGAAGAGTTGAGCAGTGATGATGTGATCAGAGATATCCTATCTATAGTCACGGTTCCATAA
- a CDS encoding bifunctional ornithine acetyltransferase/N-acetylglutamate synthase, which translates to MNYFNSKAEYLDFLESLSTLPEGFRTAVHSLEFSPKEKQGESAATMKMTALVLDEPTASFAAVFTKNSFPGAPVRIGRKLLEEPLIQGVLINNKISNVCTPRGEEDAREILSAFVKEMQGEVKAPLFPSSTGVIGWSLPVNEMISACPSLAGKLQNKTLLSAAQSIMTTDAYPKLRSVPLGTGLLSGIAKGAGMIEPNMATMLSFLITDVSIPRDVMRRVLPEAVETSFNRISIDSDQSTSDSVMFFSSNKKAEVGEEELKKALELLCSDLSGDIVRNGEGCGHVIRVCVEEAASVSQAKGFAKALVNSPLSKTAIFGNDPNVGRFVQAIGDYAGNHDISLDERNVRISLGSEVIYENGRFELDSVKEGVLSQYLKDCALPTPSPGYPAHEKFVEIRICLGLGQDGATVLGSDLSYEYVRENADYRT; encoded by the coding sequence ATGAACTATTTCAATTCCAAAGCTGAGTATCTGGATTTCCTGGAGAGTTTGAGTACTCTACCAGAAGGGTTTAGAACGGCTGTCCACAGCCTTGAGTTTTCACCAAAAGAGAAACAGGGTGAATCCGCGGCAACGATGAAAATGACGGCCCTAGTTCTGGATGAACCGACAGCATCATTTGCTGCTGTTTTCACAAAAAATTCATTTCCTGGAGCACCCGTTCGCATTGGTCGTAAATTGCTTGAAGAGCCACTCATTCAGGGAGTCCTGATTAATAATAAAATTTCCAATGTCTGTACTCCCAGAGGAGAAGAGGATGCTAGAGAAATCCTTTCCGCCTTTGTGAAGGAGATGCAAGGGGAGGTAAAGGCCCCTCTTTTTCCTTCTTCAACGGGAGTCATCGGCTGGTCTCTCCCGGTAAATGAAATGATCTCCGCCTGTCCGTCCCTGGCTGGTAAGCTCCAAAATAAGACTTTATTGAGTGCCGCTCAGTCAATCATGACAACCGATGCCTATCCAAAGTTGCGTTCTGTGCCTCTAGGGACCGGGCTATTAAGTGGCATTGCCAAAGGGGCCGGGATGATAGAGCCAAATATGGCGACCATGCTCTCCTTTTTAATCACAGATGTCTCCATTCCCAGAGATGTTATGAGGCGGGTTTTACCCGAAGCGGTTGAAACTAGCTTCAATCGGATTTCTATCGACAGTGACCAGAGTACTAGTGACTCAGTTATGTTTTTTTCTTCCAATAAGAAGGCTGAGGTAGGGGAAGAGGAGCTTAAAAAAGCCCTGGAACTCCTGTGCAGTGATCTATCCGGAGACATTGTTCGTAACGGAGAGGGCTGCGGGCATGTTATAAGAGTGTGCGTAGAAGAGGCCGCTTCTGTCTCTCAGGCCAAGGGCTTTGCCAAGGCGTTAGTCAATTCACCCTTGAGTAAAACGGCCATATTTGGAAATGATCCTAATGTCGGCCGGTTTGTCCAGGCCATAGGGGATTATGCAGGGAATCATGATATCTCCTTGGATGAACGGAATGTCCGTATTTCACTGGGAAGTGAAGTCATTTATGAAAATGGCCGTTTTGAGCTGGATTCTGTCAAGGAAGGCGTCTTGAGCCAGTATTTGAAAGACTGTGCTCTGCCAACACCGAGTCCGGGATATCCTGCGCATGAGAAATTTGTAGAAATCCGTATCTGTCTGGGACTGGGGCAGGACGGGGCAACCGTTCTCGGATCTGACCTTTCCTATGAATATGTCAGGGAAAATGCAGACTACAGAACCTGA
- a CDS encoding cobyric acid synthase: protein MAKTLMVQGTGSDAGKSILVAALCRIYTRRGYRVAPFKSQNMALNSFVTPEGDEIGRAQAVQAQAAKRPPHVDMNPVLIKPEGNSRSQIILMGKPWKSMDGSDYYRSKKSLWTEVTQAIDRLRRDNEIVIIEGAGSPAEINLNEHEIVNMAVARYSDSPVLLVADIDRGGVFASLYGTLIMVDEDRDRIKGFLINKFRGDETLLRPGLKMLEERCGGVPTLGVIPFIPDIYLAQEDSVFIDKNRYFGDGEGLILVVIKLPHISNYDDFDPFLNDKGISLCFVSHPSEIPEAAAAIIIPGSKTSINDLEWLKETGLFSKIRQLAAQEVPVAGICGGYQMMGTAIHDPESFEAEGGSVEGLNLLKVETLFSGQKTTLQTEGRFTGGPGFFESLKNQKCRGYEIHRGETRSTEEGIPLYRKEDGHLEGSISPDGLCWGTYMHGIFDDLLFRKSFLVSLGWEAPESGESEDVLRELEIERIADAVEKAVDMNAIDHLLGLGV, encoded by the coding sequence ATGGCAAAGACACTCATGGTCCAGGGAACCGGTTCGGATGCGGGAAAAAGCATCCTGGTAGCGGCCTTATGCAGAATCTACACACGCCGGGGGTACAGGGTTGCCCCATTCAAATCCCAGAATATGGCTTTGAATTCATTTGTAACTCCCGAAGGTGATGAAATAGGACGAGCTCAGGCTGTTCAGGCTCAAGCTGCAAAAAGACCTCCCCACGTCGATATGAACCCTGTTTTGATCAAACCCGAGGGGAATTCCCGTTCACAAATCATCCTGATGGGGAAACCATGGAAATCCATGGATGGATCAGACTACTACAGAAGCAAAAAGTCTCTATGGACAGAGGTGACTCAAGCCATTGACCGGCTGAGAAGAGACAATGAGATTGTCATCATCGAAGGAGCCGGGAGTCCCGCTGAAATCAATCTCAATGAGCATGAAATTGTCAATATGGCGGTAGCACGGTACAGCGATTCTCCCGTCCTCCTGGTTGCAGACATTGACAGGGGAGGCGTCTTTGCATCCCTCTACGGAACACTGATCATGGTCGATGAAGACAGGGACAGAATCAAAGGATTTCTCATAAACAAGTTCAGAGGAGATGAGACCCTCCTGAGGCCCGGTCTAAAAATGCTTGAAGAGCGCTGCGGCGGTGTGCCAACCCTGGGAGTCATTCCCTTCATACCAGACATCTACCTGGCTCAGGAAGACTCGGTTTTTATTGATAAGAACCGCTATTTCGGAGATGGAGAGGGGTTGATTCTGGTTGTGATTAAATTACCCCATATATCTAATTACGATGATTTTGATCCCTTTCTAAATGATAAAGGTATCAGCCTCTGCTTTGTAAGCCATCCTTCTGAAATTCCAGAGGCCGCGGCAGCAATCATCATTCCAGGTTCAAAGACAAGCATAAACGACCTTGAATGGCTCAAAGAAACCGGCTTGTTTTCAAAAATACGCCAGCTGGCGGCACAAGAAGTTCCTGTTGCAGGAATTTGCGGGGGGTACCAGATGATGGGTACCGCCATCCATGATCCGGAAAGCTTTGAAGCCGAAGGAGGAAGTGTGGAAGGCCTGAATCTTCTCAAGGTTGAGACTCTTTTTTCAGGACAAAAGACAACTCTTCAGACAGAAGGCCGTTTTACAGGAGGCCCTGGATTCTTTGAAAGCCTTAAAAACCAAAAATGTAGAGGATATGAAATACACAGAGGCGAAACAAGGAGCACAGAAGAAGGGATTCCTCTTTATCGCAAGGAGGATGGCCACTTGGAGGGGAGCATATCACCCGACGGACTCTGCTGGGGAACGTACATGCATGGTATTTTTGATGATCTCCTTTTTAGAAAGTCCTTCTTAGTTTCTCTGGGATGGGAGGCTCCAGAATCGGGCGAAAGTGAGGATGTATTGAGAGAACTTGAAATAGAACGCATTGCCGATGCGGTTGAAAAAGCAGTGGATATGAATGCAATTGACCATCTTCTAGGTCTGGGAGTCTGA
- the rmuC gene encoding DNA recombination protein RmuC, whose amino-acid sequence MESIIITGLSLLTALLLLLLLRSKRHSGDHGMVQMGKRLEQLDRVARQVEEMNSVFHSPRLRGGLGETLLEDLIRNRLPRESYSFQHSFSAGQRADAVIRLGHYKVAVDAKFPLEQLGGFWDSSNTELSKSVRKIFINHGTSIASKYILPREGTMPFALMYIPSENLYYRVFVLGSASLQEELLNMGVLPVGPSSLFVYLQTVGYGFRGFSFSSRSRELMHLISQIRKDYDVFSRQFKMAGTHLKNFQNAWEESGIKLSDLDGNIRQLDESAPRDS is encoded by the coding sequence ATGGAATCAATTATCATCACAGGCCTATCTTTGTTGACCGCCCTTCTTCTCTTACTTCTTCTCAGGAGCAAAAGACATTCAGGAGATCATGGAATGGTGCAGATGGGGAAAAGACTAGAGCAACTGGACCGGGTTGCCCGGCAGGTGGAGGAGATGAACAGTGTATTTCATTCACCGCGGCTGCGAGGTGGATTGGGAGAAACCCTTCTTGAGGATCTGATCCGGAATAGACTTCCCCGTGAAAGCTATTCCTTCCAACACAGTTTCTCAGCTGGCCAGAGGGCGGATGCCGTGATTCGGCTAGGCCATTACAAAGTGGCTGTGGACGCCAAATTCCCTCTGGAGCAGCTAGGCGGCTTCTGGGATTCCTCCAACACGGAGCTCTCCAAATCTGTGAGAAAAATTTTCATAAACCATGGAACTTCAATCGCTTCAAAGTATATCCTCCCCCGGGAAGGAACCATGCCTTTTGCACTGATGTACATCCCCTCGGAGAATCTTTACTACAGAGTCTTTGTTCTCGGTTCAGCCTCTTTGCAGGAAGAACTGCTGAATATGGGAGTCCTGCCCGTAGGACCTTCTTCTCTATTCGTCTACCTCCAGACAGTGGGCTACGGCTTCAGGGGATTCAGTTTTTCCTCCCGAAGCCGGGAATTGATGCATCTCATTTCCCAGATCCGGAAAGACTACGATGTTTTTAGCAGGCAGTTCAAAATGGCGGGAACCCATCTCAAGAACTTCCAGAATGCCTGGGAGGAGAGCGGAATCAAATTGTCCGATTTAGA